The following is a genomic window from Rutidosis leptorrhynchoides isolate AG116_Rl617_1_P2 chromosome 8, CSIRO_AGI_Rlap_v1, whole genome shotgun sequence.
CACGAGATTTGAcaaggaaaagtgtagcacaaGTCGAGAATGATAATGGGCAAGTAACGCTTGCAAGCTTAaacaatcaatttcaaacatttgggaaagaattgaagaagattcaacaaacggtagttgcaatgcaagtaggttgtcaacgatgcgagggtccacatctcacgaagaattgtcctcaaattactcaatgcaatcatgttgatctagatgatattcccatgaattcggatgctcatgtgaactacgtgagtaatcaaaactaccaacggggaggaacatctaaccaaagctactacaatcctaatcaaaaacaagcatcattcaacaaccaaaccaatacaccacccgGATTCACAAACCAAAGCCGAAATCAAGGTTACAACAACTATAACCAAAATCGAAATAAACAATttccaataccaaaaccaacaaccttacaacaatcaAGCCAATTCAAATTAccaaaacaaccaaggttatagtcaatcACAAAATAACccaggttacaatcaacaacctcaacaaaacaatcaacaatctcaaccTTCGAAGAGCTTGGAAGAAATCATGCAAAACTACATCAAGAAGGTAGAATCAACTGAAGCTTTTCTAATGAAAGAGAATGAGCTCTTGAAGCAACAACtccgaaaccaacaagcctcattccaaaaccttgagagCACCGTTGTAAGAATTTCAAATCAAGTTGCTGAAAGACCAcaaggaactttaccttcaaacactcaagttaacccgaataattacaacaacaacaacaaccgaaaCAACCAACAAAACCACCAAAATAACACGAGGGTTATTCCTATCGAGAGCAACACTACCAATCTAACCCAAAATCAAGCGAGTTCATCAAATCCTACCAATACTTATGCTCAAGTAAACTCGATTGATTCAAGCGAAGAGGATCAATCCGAATATCCTCAAGCTTTCAAGTTCAACATTGAAGGAGACAAGTTTGATTTTGATGAAGTGTTAGAAATTGATGCTATCGACTATGGGGTATTCAAGTTTTTGGAATATTTGGACGATGCAACATTCATTCCCTACCAAGTTAAAAGTGTAATGTCCATGGAGGCTATCGAGTTGACATGCAAGGAGTTAAAGGGTGATTTTGAGCAATTTCAATTGGGAAAGGTTGATAAAGAGCAAAAGGTTAAAACTTTATCGAATACAAAGGCACAAAAGAACGAGGTCGAGGTTCTTGCTACATCAACCAAAGGAGAAAAATGAAATACCGGTCTCACATCCTCAATCATTACCTCTTACACATCTAAATGATGTGGATTGTAAGTCAACCTTAACCGACAACgaaaatatttatgttaaactcccCTTGGCGAAGGTGCTTGAGAATATGCCCAACTATTGGAGATTTTTGAAGACACTCATGGCCAAAAAGGGAGATGTTGAGCAAGCATCCACCGCTTTCTTGAAAAAGGAGTGTGATGGAATTTTAAAGAAATGTAACCTACCATAAAAAATGGGTGATCCTGGAGCTTTCCTTATCCCATGCAATGTAAACGATTCGAATATGCTCACATCTTTAGCCGATTCGGGGCCAAGTATCAACTTCATGTCCTACTCCGTTTACAAAAGGCTAGGCCTAGGTGATCTTTCACCCACTACAATGGGAGTTAAATTAATTGATCAATCAATTAACTCTAGTATGGGGATCGCCGAAGACTTAATTGTTAAGGTGGGAGACATGGAATTCCCCATTGACTTTGTTATTTTTGATATAAAAGAAGACCCGGTTGTGCCCCTTGTTTTGGGAAGGCCATTTTTGGCAACTGCGGGCTCCTTCTTTGACTTTAGAACCGGGAAATTGACTCATTGGGATAAAGGGAAATGCATGAGCATAAAAATCAAACGTGTTAAAACACCATCAATGCCATTGACAAAACCACAAGTTGTTGCTAGTGTGCAttgtgaaatgtcctgttcatagtgattataaacgtttcatattaattgatttctttgcgtggttttgacctctatatgagacgtttttcaaagactgcattcgtttttaaaacaaaccataacctttattttatcgacaaggtttaaaggacacaacctagattatcaaaaaatgattatttgaaaatatcacacttacacactaccattacataatgatttacaatatcaatgtgttacaacaaagtaagttctcgaatacagtttttaaacaatattatacaagcatggactccaaatcttgtccttaatttaatatgcaacagcggaagctcttaacaatctcctgagaataaacatgcttaaaacgtcaacaaaatgttggtgagttataggtttaacctatatatttatcaattcgtaataatagaccacaagatttcatatttccatttcttataaacaacatgcataaaaatcattcatatggattgaacacctggtaaccgacattaacaagatgcatatagaatatccccatcattccgggacatccttcgaacatgataaaaaatttgaagtactaaagcatccgcaaccatggatggggtttgttaggcccaatagatctatctttaagattcgcgtcaattaggggccagttccctaattcttaggctaccaagcaaaaaggggcatattcggcttcgatcattcacccatagaatgtagttttgattacttgtgtctatttcataaaacatttataaaactgcatgtattctcatcccaaaaatattagattttaaaagtgggactataactcactttcacagattatcacttcgtcggaaaataagatttggccatgggtcgattcacgaacctataacaaatatatgcatatatccaagtatgatcgaaatatattcataccatattttattatgtttttaccgatttaagtttgttaagttaacagtccaacgttagtagtctacaactagttgtccacagttagtagtacagaaataaatcaatatatattatctcgaatcaatccacgacccagtgtataaaagtctcagactcgatcacaactcaaagtatatatattattttggaatcaacctcaaccttgtatagctaactcgagcattactgcatatagagtgtctatggttgttccaaataatatatatagatgacgtcgatatttcaaaacattgtatatgtgtctatgatctatcaagattacataatatatgttataatacatgtataatacaatataagttagttatgtTATGGTTAGTAtatatttgttacaaatttcacgtagctacaacaagcaaatttatccaattttgttttacccataacttcttcgttttaaatccgttttgagtgaatcaagttgctatagtttcataatgaactgaaatttatgaaactaaacagaaatgtataagtttatagtcaaaaatacaagttacaagtcatttttgtaagaggtagtcatttcagtcgaaagaacgacgtcttgatgaccattttgaaaaatatacttccactttgagtttaaccatgatttttggatatagtttcatgttcataagaaaaatcattttcccagaagaaaaacttttaaatcaaattttatcatagtttttattatctaacccaaaacagctcccggtttcactatgacggcgtatgtccggttttacggtgttcttcgtgttttcaggttttaaatcattaagttagcatatcatatagatatagaacatgtgtttagttgattttaaaagttaagttagaaggattaactttgtttgcaaacaagtttataattaactaaactatgttctagtgattacaagtttaaatcttcgaataagatagttatatatatatgaattgaatgatgttatgaacatcattactacctcaagtatagtaggtaaaactactgaaaatgatgagaaaataacttgcttTTAAGGATCTTTGATggattggaagttcttgaagcagaatcatgacacgaaaacaagttcaagtaagattactacttgatttaagatagttatgtttataggaattgaaATAAAGCTTCTatatgtttattaccttgatttaaaatGAAAAGTTGCTGAGATGAAATGGTTATTCTTGATCTTGaaagagttgttggattggattcaaaagattgaaagtaatcttctTGAAATGGATGATTATCTTGATATGtttttgaaagagttttcttatggtgtttttagGTTGTAATGGAAACTAGTTTGATGAGTATTTTCTGAATTGAgttgtgttcttgagagagtgtttgagtatgtgtgttTAGAGATGTTTAGAATGAAGATTAAAATGGAATTGAAATGCATATATagacatatacatacatacgtgatatacatatagatatatgacatgtattgctttgttttcttgctcataagtcttACAAGATGATAAATGATGGtttcacatgtttttgactctaagatggctgctaagaatgaatgattaaatgtgtatatactaataataaatacatctagaagctgggtattgtacgagtacgaatacgggtgcatacgagtggaattgttgatgaaaatgaatgagaatgtaattgtaagcatttttgttaagtagaagtactttgatatgtgtcttgaagtttttcaaaagtgtattgaTACATCTTAGtacaccacatgtatatacattttaactgagtcgttaagtcatcgttagtcgttacatgtaagtgttgttttgaaacttttaagttaacgatcttgttaaatgtagttaatccattgttatttatatttaatgagatgttaaattgttgtgttaacatgataacatggtgtattaatatatcttaatatcatatatatatatgttaaaatgttattacaacgataatcgttacatatatatattgtttcgaaatccttaagttggtAGTCTCGTCTTacccgtgtagttcattgttaatacactaaatgatatatttaattattattttatcatgttaaacatagtgtatcaatatcttaatatgattcatatgtatttagtaagacgttgatataacgataatcgttatatatatcgtttcgagtttcttaattcaataatctcatttttatgtatatcactcattgttaatacacttagtgagatacttacttatcataatctcatgttaatcatatatatatatatatatatatatatatatatatatatatatatatatatatatatccatatatatatatatatatcatcatgtagtttttacaagtttttaacgttcgtgaatcgccgaacaaactgggtggtcaattgtctacataaactcatttcaattaatcaagtcttaataagtttgattgcttaacatgttgaaagcatttaatcatgtaaatatcaatttttatttaatatatgtaaacatggaaaagtttgggtcactacagtacctacccgttaaataaatttcgccctgaaattttaagcggttgaaggtgttgacgcatcttcaggaaataagtgcgggtatttcagcttcatcttatcttcatgctctcaggtgaactcaagtcctctacgagcattccatcgaaccttaacgattggtattttattttgcttaagtcttttagcctcacgatccattatttcgacgggttcttcaatgaattgaagtttttcattgatttggatttcgtctacaggaatggtgagatcttctttagcaaagcatttcttcaaattctagacgtggaaggtgttatgtatgccggcgagttgttgtggtaactcaagtcggtaagctactggtccgacatgatcaataatcttgaatggtc
Proteins encoded in this region:
- the LOC139864345 gene encoding uncharacterized protein — translated: MGDPGAFLIPCNVNDSNMLTSLADSGPSINFMSYSVYKRLGLGDLSPTTMGVKLIDQSINSSMGIAEDLIVKVGDMEFPIDFVIFDIKEDPVVPLVLGRPFLATAGSFFDFRTGKLTHWDKGKCMSIKIKRVKTPSMPLTKPQVVASVHCEMSCS